The following proteins are co-located in the Melanotaenia boesemani isolate fMelBoe1 chromosome 5, fMelBoe1.pri, whole genome shotgun sequence genome:
- the serpine1 gene encoding plasminogen activator inhibitor 1, with product MQCMYILLLLTLSRVGLASLQDKQTDFGLKVFSQLVQDSANNSLVFSPYGVASVMAMAQLGAGGNTHRALAVALGFSLQERGMPRQQRLLQRDLASEEGVDITSGVMVERKMSLEKGYRRALAKTFQTHPHQVDFTNPEQAISVINAWVSDHTAGTIPELLASGSLTEETRLVLLNALHFQGIWKIPFDPRLSQERMFHCANGSDVPVHMMRLTHNFNYGEFVTADGVDYDVIEVPYEGDSLSMLLVSPFEPEVPLSILTAGLSSQMIRQWRLELRNVRKQLAMPRFSLNSDLNLKNALRNMGLGDMFNQAKADFTRITSDERLCVSKVLQRVKIEVDEQGTKGASATAAIMFSRMAVEEITLDRPFLFLIQHKHTGAVLFMGQFNQPQ from the exons ATGCAGTGTATGTACATCTTGCTGTTGCTGACCCTGAGCAGAGTGGGACTGGCTTCTCTGCAGGATAAGCAGACTGATTTTGGCCTGAAGGTCTTTTCCCAGCTGGTCCAAGACTCTGCAAACAACAGTCTGGTCTTCTCCCCATATGGAGTGGCCAGTGTGATGGCCATGGCTCAGCTAGGTGCAGGTGGAAACACCCACAGAGCCTTGGCTGTAGCTTTGGGGTTTTCTCTGCAAG AGCGAGGGATGCCTCGACAGCAGCGTCTGCTGCAGAGAGACCTGGCCAGTGAGGAGGGAGTGGACATTACCAGTGGAGTGATGGTGGAGAGAAAGATGAGCCTGGAGAAGGGGTACCGTCGGGCCCTGGCCAAGACCTTCCAGACCCACCCCCACCAAGTTGACTTCACCAATCCAGAGCAGGCCATCAGTGTCATCAATGCATGGGTCTCAGACCACACTGCAG GTACCATTCCGGAGCTCCTGGcatctggatctctgacagaggagactCGCCTGGTCCTCCTGAATGCTCTCCACTTCCAGGGTATCTGGAAGATTCCCTTTGACCCCAGACTGAGCCAGGAAAGGATGTTTCACTGTGCTAACGGCAGTGATGTTCCGGTCCACATGATGAGACTCACCCACAACTTTAACTATG GTGAATTTGTGACTGCTGATGGGGTGGACTATGATGTGATTGAGGTACCATATGAGGGGGATTCACTGAGCATGCTCCTGGTGTCACCGTTTGAACCTGAAGTTCCTCTGAGCATCTTGACGGCGGGCCTGAGCAGCCAGATGATTCGGCAGTGGAGGTTGGAGCTGAGGAATGTCAGGAAGCAGCTGGCCATGCCGAG gTTTTCTCTAAACTctgatctgaatctgaagaACGCTCTTCGTAACATGGGACTAGGAGACATGTTCAACCAGGCAAAGGCTGACTTCACACGTATAACCT CTGATGAGCGGCTCTGCGTGTCCAAGGTCCTTCAGAGGGTGAAGATCGAGGTGGATGAACAAGGAACTAAAGGAGCATCAGCAACAG CTGCAATCATGTTCTCTCGTATGGCAGTGGAGGAGATCACTCTGGACCGACCCTTCCTCTTTCTCattcagcacaaacacacag GTGCAGTTTTGTTCATGGGTCAGTTCAACCAACCTCAATAA
- the vgf gene encoding neurosecretory protein VGF codes for MMQTYPNSSVLTPLVLLMSVSLLHLSTSSFISNLQHADGSHRHALSESENLVQSSVQEEQEELFKDIDPRTLAAVLLEALNHSRVEKEKEGKEGGLKDERGVEGADRHRDGRQELEMLIASQGKDWEKEEEEERKKALEEEEKMTEKVTSRTTSQTIPIQMEQQPGASDGGVEGALQSNPEEEEQLSPEELKSLETMMKEFPRLDTKTEEEPQQMHRENRAYSSYNDIIPVGKGSDLAMSKKKLKWQEETQKALLLPTFTGSNSLDEGKDRQYGSDAAQQEEEVEEEVLSPQEEEARARVEQEEMMRQAAEAQRAKLEEEKLADMASDMLLRYMVKENNRKYGSSVSNAAEDKRSEEELDQNEEEDIDPQTIDKLIEISNKLHLPADDVVDIITDVEKKKKKDVPPEVTSAWQRPPSPQSSSFLPGWQVETSQNNPPVSKQPSPAANLLKSWFQKKKTLKSEDSQRKLSKFWSKPERSRLKSSTSLWANFPYISPPYHQRRVFPDYYPNHVRRLPGPKSRYYHSKPALTFNNFLDNSVDDTYTLQPRWYYPSWIHPQLREPPMSYYPPITYPRPFLRAQPPPQTTQKQFYGSALGRNRDYYESRKPLDSSLGEVEKYIQQILKKRPQRMN; via the coding sequence ATGATGCAAACTTATCCCAACTCAAGTGTCCTTACGCCCCTGGTCCTCCTCATGTCAGTGTCCCTCCTCCATCTGTCCACCTCCAGCTTCATCAGCAACCTCCAACATGCTGATGGCTCTCACAGACATGCTCTCTCTGAGTCTGAAAACCTGGTCCAGTCATCAGtccaggaggagcaggaggagctcTTCAAAGATATTGATCCCAGAACGTTAGCAGCTGTTCTACTGGAGGCCCTGAATCACTCACGAgtggagaaggagaaggaggggaaAGAAGGAGGGTTGAAGGATGAGAGAGGGGTGGAGGGagcagacagacacagagatggACGACAGGAGTTAGAGATGCTGATTGCCTCCCAGGGAAAGGACTgggaaaaagaggaggaggaggagaggaagaaagctctggaagaggaggagaagatgaCTGAGAAAGTGACCAGCCGGACCACCAGCCAGACAATTCCAATCCAAATGGAGCAGCAGCCAGGAGCTTCTGACGGAGGAGTCGAGGGTGCTCTGCAGAGCAAccctgaggaggaggagcagctcAGCCCAGAGGAGCTGAAGAGCCTGGAGACCATGATGAAGGAGTTTCCCCGTCTGGACACAAAGACAGAGGAAGAACCGCAGCAAATGCATCGGGAGAATCGAGCGTACAGCAGCTACAACGACATAATTCCCGTAGGGAAAGGAAGTGACCTTGCCATGTCCAAGAAAAAACTCAAGTGGCAAGAGGAGACGCAGAAGGCTTTGCTCCTGCCAACCTTCACAGGAAGTAACTCCCTGGATGAAGGTAAGGACAGGCAGTATGGCAGCGACGCAGCCCagcaggaagaggaggtggaggaggaggtgctgagtCCACAGGAGGAGGAAGCTCGAGCCAGAGTggagcaggaggagatgatgaggcaaGCAGCCGAGGCCCAAAGAGCtaagctggaggaggagaagctggCCGACATGGCATCCGACATGCTGCTGCGCTACATGGTGAAGGAGAACAACAGAAAGTACGGCTCATCTGTGTCCAATGCCGCTGAGGACAAGCGGTCCGAGGAGGAGCTGGACCAAAACGAGGAGGAGGACATTGATCCTCAGACCATCGACAAGCTCATTGAGATCTCCAACAAACTGCACCTCCCTGCCGATGATGTGGTGGACATTATCACTGAtgtagagaagaagaagaagaaagacgtGCCTCCTGAGGTTACCTCAGCTTGGCAGCGTCCTCCATCTCCTCAGTCTTCGTCTTTTCTACCTGGATGGCAGGTTGAGACCAGTCAAAACAACCCTCCTGTCTCCAAACAGCCATCTCCAGCTGCCAATCTCCTCAAATCCTGGttccaaaagaagaaaacactcAAATCTGAGGATTCACAGAGAAAGCTCTCCAAGTTCTGGTCCAAACCTGAGAGGTCTCGGCTCAAGTCCTCCACATCTCTTTGGGCCAATTTCCCCTATATTTCCCCTCCATACCATCAGAGGAGGGTCTTCCCAGACTATTACCCCAACCATGTCCGCCGTCTCCCCGGACCCAAATCCCGTTACTACCACTCCAAACCGGCTCTAACCTTTAACAACTTCCTGGATAACTCTGTAGACGACACCTACACGCTCCAGCCCAGGTGGTATTATCCCAGCTGGATCCACCCTCAGCTGAGGGAACCTCCTATGTCCTACTATCCCCCCATCACGTACCCCCGACCATTTCTGAGAGCGCAGCCCCCTCCCCAAACCACTCAGAAGCAGTTTTATGGCTCTGCTCTGGGAAGAAACAGGGATTATTATGAATCCAGAAAGCCACTGGACAGCAGCTTGGGTGAGGTAGAGAAATACATCCAGCAGATCCTAAAGAAGAGACCACAGAGGATGAACTGA
- the ap1s1 gene encoding AP-1 complex subunit sigma-1A: MMRFMLLFSRQGKLRLQKWYTATAERDKKKMVRELMQIVLARKPKMCSFLEWRDLKIVYKRYASLYFCCAVEEQDNELITLEVIHRFVELLDKYFGSVCELDIIFNFEKAYFILDEFLMGGEIQDTSKKSVLKAIEQADLLQEEDESPRSVLEEMGLA; the protein is encoded by the exons ATG ATGCGTTTCATGCTGCTGTTCAGCCGGCAGGGGAAGCTGCGACTTCAGAAGTGGTACACAGCTACAGCCGAACGGGACAAGAAGAAGATGGTCAGGGAGCTGATGCAGATCGTCCTCGCCCGCAAACCAAAGATGTGCAGTTTTCTAGAGTGGAGAGACCTCAAGATTGTCTATAAAAG GTATGCCAGCCTGTACTTCTGTTGTGCTGTAGAGGAGCAGGACAACGAGCTGATCACTCTGGAGGTCATCCACCGCTTCGTGGAGCTCCTGGATAAATACTTTGGCAGC GTGTGTGAGCTGGACATCATCTTCAACTTTGAGAAGGCCTACTTCATTTTAGACGAGTTCCTGATGGGAGGAGAGATCCAGGACACGTCTAAGAAGAGCGTCCTGAAGGCCATTGAACAAGCTGATCTGCTGCAGGAG GAGGACGAGTCTCCCAGGAGCGTCCTGGAGGAGATGGGTTTGGCATAG